One segment of Setaria viridis chromosome 4, Setaria_viridis_v4.0, whole genome shotgun sequence DNA contains the following:
- the LOC117853514 gene encoding E3 ubiquitin-protein ligase RHA2A, with translation MGLSSGLHDVSGSAPLPLLLLGSLASALASLFSVVSSPSAGASANTTAAPPTASVRFSGLDALVALADYLAASYVSTADGATAAAAGDCTVCLSAIAVGERVRTLACRHSFHAACLDGWFDQSSLSCPLCRAGPAERDDHAGCRAGEDAVSWFARF, from the coding sequence ATGGGCCTCTCCAGCGGCCTCCACGACGTCTCCGGCTCGGCGCccctgccgctgctcctcctGGGGTCCCTCGCCTCCGCGCTCGCGTCCCTCTTCTCCGTCGTCAGCTCCCCTAGCGCAGGCGCCAGCGCGAACACAACTGCCGCGCCCCCCACCGCCTCCGTCCGTTTCTCCGGCCTCGACGCGCTCGTGGCGCTGGCGGACTATCTCGCGGCATCTTATGTCTCTACCGCGGATGGGGCCaccgcggcggcagccggcgactGCACGGTGTGTCTGTCGGCTATCGCGGTGGGTGAGCGCGTGCGCACGCTCGCGTGCCGGCACTCCTTCCACGCCGCCTGCCTTGACGGTTGGTTCGACCAGAGCAGCCTCTcctgcccgctctgccgcgCCGGACCTGCCGAGCGAGATGACCACGCTGGGTGCCGCGCCGGCGAGGATGCCGTCTCGTGGTTCGCCCGTTTCTGA